Proteins encoded by one window of Gordonia jinghuaiqii:
- a CDS encoding cytochrome c oxidase assembly protein encodes MTRTSTPASAEQHRDEMNEPRGVVTAILWASGWLAAIVAVAVTAVSAASVLTLTGVPDPGALTTYGLPAVTAIGEFAAAIALGSAVFAAFFVPPQTNGVLDVGGYRAIRIAASSALVWSVCAVFLMPLSASEVSGAPLSEAITPSNLITAYGQVAEVRTWFWTAVFALVAAIIARMTLHWGPTVGVIAFSVFSLLPSAFAGHSSSGGNHDIATNSLILHILGATLWLGGLSAVVVYALASGKWRALAVRRFSRVAFWCILVVGVSGVVNALVRVPLDDLFTDTYGRLVVAKVVAFVILGGLGAWHRRVTIAQLDAAKDGDPRPSLFVRFGLVELAVFAATFGLAVGLSRTPPPLVDTSEISPVENAIGYDLDAAPTFARFLTEWRFDLIFGLAAIVLAVVYVRGVVRLKRRGDAWPVGRTFAWLLGCLLLLLATSSGLGRYAPAMFSIHMIAHMLMSMMIPVLLVLGGPVTLALRALPPAGRGNPPGPREWIQIGVHSAPSRILTHPLIAAVMFVGSFYILYLGGLYEAVVGYHAAHLLMNLHFLLSGYLFYWLVIGIDPAPRQVSPVAKLGIVLGSLPFHAFFGVALMATTTVIAETYYRGLNLPWTYNLFDDQRVGGGIAWAAGEIPLVVIMLALLVQWNRTDNRQARRYDRNAVRDHDADLESYNDMLKELNKRG; translated from the coding sequence ATGACCCGCACGTCGACGCCCGCCTCAGCGGAGCAGCATCGCGACGAGATGAACGAACCGCGCGGCGTCGTCACCGCGATCCTGTGGGCATCGGGTTGGCTCGCCGCGATCGTCGCAGTCGCCGTCACCGCGGTGTCCGCGGCGTCGGTGCTGACGCTGACCGGCGTCCCCGACCCTGGCGCCCTCACCACCTATGGCCTGCCGGCGGTGACCGCGATCGGCGAGTTCGCTGCCGCGATCGCTCTCGGTTCGGCGGTGTTCGCCGCCTTCTTCGTCCCGCCCCAAACCAACGGCGTGCTCGACGTCGGGGGCTACCGCGCCATCCGGATCGCCGCGTCGAGCGCCCTGGTGTGGTCGGTCTGCGCGGTCTTCCTGATGCCGCTGTCGGCGTCGGAGGTGAGCGGGGCCCCGTTGTCGGAGGCGATCACGCCGTCGAACCTGATCACCGCCTACGGCCAGGTCGCCGAGGTGCGCACCTGGTTCTGGACCGCCGTGTTCGCACTGGTCGCGGCCATCATCGCCCGTATGACGCTGCACTGGGGACCGACGGTCGGGGTGATCGCGTTCTCGGTCTTCAGCCTGCTGCCGTCGGCCTTCGCCGGGCACTCGTCCTCGGGCGGCAATCACGACATCGCCACCAACAGCCTCATCCTGCACATTCTCGGAGCCACCCTGTGGCTGGGCGGTCTCAGTGCGGTCGTGGTCTACGCGCTCGCCTCGGGGAAGTGGCGGGCCCTCGCGGTTCGACGCTTCTCGCGGGTCGCGTTCTGGTGCATCCTCGTCGTCGGGGTCAGCGGGGTCGTCAACGCGCTCGTCCGGGTCCCGCTCGACGACCTCTTCACCGACACCTACGGCCGCCTCGTCGTGGCGAAGGTGGTCGCGTTCGTCATCCTCGGTGGTCTCGGCGCATGGCACCGTCGTGTCACCATCGCCCAGCTCGACGCCGCGAAGGACGGGGACCCGCGGCCATCGCTCTTCGTTCGGTTCGGTCTGGTCGAACTGGCCGTATTCGCGGCCACCTTCGGCCTCGCCGTCGGCCTGAGCCGTACTCCGCCGCCGCTGGTGGACACCTCGGAGATCTCCCCGGTCGAGAACGCCATCGGCTACGACCTCGACGCCGCGCCCACCTTCGCCCGGTTCCTCACCGAGTGGCGATTCGACCTGATCTTCGGACTCGCCGCCATCGTGCTGGCGGTCGTGTACGTGCGCGGTGTCGTGCGGTTGAAGCGCCGAGGCGACGCCTGGCCGGTCGGGCGCACCTTCGCGTGGCTCCTGGGGTGTCTGTTGCTGCTCCTGGCGACGTCGTCCGGTCTCGGACGCTACGCGCCGGCCATGTTCAGCATCCACATGATCGCCCACATGCTGATGTCGATGATGATTCCCGTCCTGCTGGTGCTCGGGGGCCCGGTGACCCTCGCGCTCCGCGCCCTCCCGCCCGCGGGGCGCGGCAATCCGCCGGGACCTCGCGAGTGGATTCAGATCGGCGTGCACTCGGCACCGTCACGAATCCTCACGCATCCGCTGATCGCGGCGGTCATGTTCGTGGGCAGTTTCTACATCCTCTACCTCGGCGGACTCTACGAGGCCGTGGTCGGCTATCACGCCGCGCACCTGCTGATGAATCTGCACTTCCTGCTCAGCGGGTACCTGTTCTACTGGCTGGTCATCGGCATCGACCCGGCGCCGCGTCAGGTCTCGCCGGTGGCCAAGCTCGGCATCGTGCTGGGTTCGCTGCCGTTCCACGCCTTCTTCGGTGTGGCACTGATGGCGACCACCACCGTCATCGCGGAGACCTACTATCGCGGACTCAACCTGCCGTGGACCTACAACCTGTTCGACGACCAGCGGGTCGGCGGCGGAATCGCATGGGCCGCAGGCGAGATCCCGTTGGTGGTGATCATGCTGGCGCTGCTGGTCCAGTGGAACCGCACCGACAATCGGCAGGCCCGACGCTATGACCGCAACGCGGTCCGCGATCACGACGCCGATCTCGAGAGCTACAACGACATGCTCAAGGAGCTCAACAAGCGCGGCTGA
- the orn gene encoding oligoribonuclease produces the protein MQDKLVWIDCEMTGLRLESDKLIEIAALVTDGDLNILGDGVDVVIHADDEALASMPDVVTKMHAASGLTDEVRASTVTLAEAEKMVLDYIRKHVTTAGAVPLAGNSIATDRGFITRDMPELDAYLHYRMVDVSSIKELCRRWYPKVYFGQPDKGLAHRALADIRESIRELRYYRAAAFVPAPGPDTDAIAEIVKDLGPA, from the coding sequence GTGCAGGACAAATTGGTGTGGATCGATTGCGAGATGACCGGACTCCGACTCGAGTCGGACAAACTCATCGAGATCGCGGCCCTCGTGACCGACGGTGACCTCAACATTCTCGGCGACGGCGTCGACGTGGTGATCCACGCCGACGACGAGGCTCTCGCGTCGATGCCCGACGTGGTGACCAAGATGCACGCCGCCTCGGGCCTCACCGACGAGGTGCGCGCGTCCACGGTCACCCTCGCCGAGGCGGAGAAGATGGTGCTGGACTACATCCGCAAGCATGTGACCACAGCCGGGGCGGTGCCCCTGGCCGGCAACTCGATCGCCACCGACCGCGGTTTCATCACCCGCGACATGCCGGAACTCGACGCCTACCTGCACTACCGCATGGTCGACGTGAGTTCCATCAAGGAACTGTGCCGTCGGTGGTACCCGAAGGTGTACTTCGGCCAGCCCGACAAGGGCCTGGCCCACCGCGCCCTCGCCGACATCCGCGAATCGATCCGGGAGCTCCGCTACTACCGCGCGGCCGCTTTCGTTCCTGCCCCCGGACCCGACACCGATGCCATCGCAGAGATCGTCAAGGACCTCGGACCTGCCTGA
- a CDS encoding PadR family transcriptional regulator, translated as MALEHAILVSLAERPGTGYEIGQQFDRSIGYFWSATHQQIYRTLKKLLDDELVSVESISQDGRPDKKVYTISDAGRDALAEWAMSPTPLQPLRSDIGVKLRAAEFGDLAAIIGELKAHRDEHLAQLELYKGFQADYYPEPETLTGRKLHQYLVLRGGIRQEQGFIDWCDEVIPALERELTSG; from the coding sequence ATGGCGCTCGAACACGCGATTCTGGTGTCGCTGGCGGAGCGACCCGGCACCGGATACGAGATCGGTCAGCAATTCGACCGGTCCATCGGCTATTTCTGGTCGGCGACGCACCAGCAGATCTACCGGACACTCAAGAAACTCCTCGACGACGAACTCGTCAGTGTCGAGTCGATCAGTCAGGACGGCAGGCCGGACAAGAAGGTCTACACGATCTCCGACGCCGGGCGCGACGCGCTGGCGGAGTGGGCGATGAGCCCCACTCCCCTGCAACCACTCCGCAGCGACATCGGCGTGAAGCTGCGCGCAGCCGAGTTCGGCGATCTCGCCGCCATCATCGGCGAGTTGAAGGCACATCGTGACGAGCACCTCGCACAACTCGAGCTCTACAAGGGTTTCCAGGCGGACTACTACCCCGAGCCCGAGACCTTGACCGGCCGCAAGCTGCACCAGTACCTCGTGTTGCGCGGCGGCATCCGCCAGGAACAGGGGTTCATCGACTGGTGCGACGAGGTCATCCCGGCACTCGAACGAGAACTCACCAGCGGCTGA
- a CDS encoding NADPH-dependent 2,4-dienoyl-CoA reductase, whose translation MSAHTAQPNPHYPHLFTPLQIGGMTIENRLVMGSMHTGLEDRFWDTDKLAAYFAERAKGGAGLIITGGFGTSRTGLLAFAGGKMTNTLDMTRHKRVTKAVHDEGGKIAMQLIHAGRYGYTPFKVAPGKEPSPIHPFKHLRMTEPIIRHVIRTFGQSAKLARKAGYDAIEIMGGEGYLINQFLCPHTNDRTDKWGGSTENRQRFLVEVIKEIRRQVPRDYPVILRQSVADLIRKGQTWDEIALMARKAEEFGVDAINTDIGWHEAQVPTIVTSVPRGAFVKFTERLRDEVSIPLIAANRINTPELGEEILANGRVDAIQMARPFLADPFLADKAREGRSDEINTCIGCNQACLDHAFVGKHVSCLVNPRAGRETTLILGPTRKAKRVAVIGAGPAGLSAAVAGAQRGHKVTLFESGDSIGGQFTIASRIPGKEEFKETIRYYTRQIEVLGIDVRLNTRADADSIIAEKFDDVIVATGVVPRIPNFPGVDHPMVMSYADAVLGHREIGKRVAVIGAGGIGFDVSEFLTTDESPTLNLKEWEQEWGVTEDPEKPGFVTKPRPLPAVRQVYMVQRKSGKQGKSLGKTTGWVHRATMKMKGVEQISGATYDRIDDQGLHLSFRDDEGKVTETRVLEVDNVVICAGQESVRELIDPLTLAGVTTHVIGGADHAGELDAKRAIRQGTEVAAGID comes from the coding sequence ATGTCAGCCCACACGGCACAACCCAACCCGCACTATCCGCATCTGTTCACGCCGTTGCAGATCGGCGGCATGACCATCGAGAACCGTCTGGTGATGGGATCGATGCACACCGGCCTGGAGGACCGGTTCTGGGACACCGACAAGCTGGCCGCCTACTTCGCCGAACGTGCGAAAGGTGGTGCGGGACTGATCATCACCGGAGGGTTCGGCACCAGCCGCACCGGGTTGCTCGCCTTCGCCGGCGGCAAGATGACCAACACCCTCGACATGACCCGGCACAAGCGCGTCACCAAGGCCGTGCACGACGAGGGCGGCAAGATCGCCATGCAGTTGATCCACGCCGGCCGCTACGGCTACACGCCGTTCAAGGTGGCGCCGGGCAAGGAACCGTCGCCGATCCATCCGTTCAAGCACCTCCGGATGACCGAGCCGATCATCCGGCACGTCATCAGGACCTTCGGACAGTCCGCCAAGCTCGCCCGTAAGGCGGGCTATGACGCCATCGAGATCATGGGCGGCGAAGGCTATCTGATCAACCAGTTCCTCTGCCCCCACACCAACGACCGCACCGACAAGTGGGGCGGATCCACCGAGAACCGCCAGCGCTTCCTGGTCGAGGTCATCAAGGAGATCCGCCGGCAGGTCCCGCGCGACTACCCGGTCATCCTGCGTCAGTCGGTCGCCGACCTGATCCGCAAGGGCCAGACGTGGGACGAGATCGCCCTCATGGCGCGCAAGGCCGAGGAGTTCGGCGTCGACGCGATCAACACCGACATCGGTTGGCACGAGGCCCAGGTCCCGACGATCGTGACCTCGGTCCCCCGCGGCGCATTCGTGAAGTTCACCGAACGCCTACGCGACGAGGTGTCGATCCCGCTGATCGCCGCCAACCGCATCAACACCCCCGAGCTGGGTGAGGAGATCCTCGCGAACGGACGCGTCGACGCCATCCAGATGGCACGCCCGTTCCTGGCCGATCCGTTCCTGGCCGACAAGGCCCGCGAAGGCCGCTCCGACGAGATCAACACCTGCATCGGCTGCAACCAGGCGTGCCTCGACCACGCTTTCGTCGGTAAGCACGTGTCCTGCCTGGTGAACCCGAGGGCCGGTCGCGAGACCACCCTGATCCTCGGCCCGACCCGAAAGGCCAAGCGCGTCGCCGTGATCGGCGCCGGCCCGGCCGGCCTGTCCGCGGCGGTCGCCGGCGCCCAGCGCGGCCACAAGGTCACGCTGTTCGAGAGTGGCGACTCCATCGGCGGCCAGTTCACCATCGCCTCCCGCATCCCGGGCAAGGAGGAGTTCAAGGAGACCATCCGGTACTACACCCGCCAGATCGAGGTGCTCGGCATCGATGTCCGTCTCAACACCCGGGCCGACGCCGATTCCATCATCGCCGAGAAGTTCGACGACGTGATCGTCGCGACCGGTGTGGTGCCGCGTATCCCGAACTTCCCCGGCGTCGACCACCCGATGGTGATGTCCTACGCCGACGCCGTCCTCGGCCACCGCGAGATCGGCAAGCGCGTCGCGGTCATCGGCGCGGGCGGGATCGGCTTCGATGTCAGCGAGTTCCTCACCACCGACGAGTCGCCGACGCTGAATCTGAAGGAATGGGAACAGGAATGGGGCGTGACCGAGGATCCGGAGAAACCCGGCTTCGTCACGAAGCCCCGGCCCTTGCCTGCGGTGCGCCAGGTCTACATGGTGCAGCGCAAGTCGGGTAAGCAGGGCAAGTCGCTCGGCAAGACCACCGGCTGGGTGCATCGCGCGACGATGAAGATGAAAGGCGTGGAGCAGATCAGCGGCGCGACCTACGACCGGATCGACGACCAGGGTCTGCATCTGAGCTTCCGCGACGACGAGGGCAAGGTCACCGAGACCCGCGTCCTCGAGGTCGACAACGTGGTGATCTGCGCCGGCCAGGAATCGGTCCGCGAACTCATCGATCCGCTGACTCTCGCGGGGGTCACCACTCACGTCATCGGCGGCGCCGACCACGCCGGCGAACTCGACGCCAAGCGGGCGATCCGGCAGGGCACCGAGGTCGCCGCCGGGATCGACTGA
- the cmrA gene encoding mycolate reductase (Catalyzes the final step in mycolic acid biosynthesis.): MPVPPPSANARAVVTGASSGIGRELARTLAARGHSVILVARRGELLEELAGELRTAHQVAVEVRAVDLSDPAKVEVLAAEFAGREISILCNNAGIATFGAVAELDADYERAQVRLNVNAVHDLTLAVLPQMVKRGSGGILMVGSAAGNMPIPNNSTYAASKAFVNTFSESLRGEVSGQGVHVTLLAPGPVRTHTPSPDEASIVDKVVPDFLWHSSSKVAEMSLDALAHNKMRIVPGTLSKAMSVAGGYTPRGVVAPIVGGFYRKFSAE, from the coding sequence ATGCCGGTACCGCCGCCCTCAGCCAACGCCCGCGCCGTCGTCACCGGCGCCTCGTCGGGAATCGGTCGCGAACTCGCTCGTACGCTCGCCGCCCGGGGCCACTCGGTCATTCTCGTCGCCCGTCGCGGTGAGCTCCTGGAAGAGCTCGCCGGGGAGCTGCGCACGGCGCATCAGGTGGCCGTCGAAGTACGCGCGGTGGATCTGTCCGACCCGGCCAAGGTAGAGGTCCTCGCCGCCGAGTTCGCCGGCCGCGAGATCTCCATCCTGTGCAACAACGCCGGTATCGCCACTTTCGGGGCCGTGGCCGAGCTCGACGCCGACTACGAACGCGCCCAGGTACGGCTCAACGTCAATGCCGTCCACGATCTCACCCTCGCGGTACTCCCGCAGATGGTGAAGCGCGGGTCCGGCGGCATCCTCATGGTCGGCTCAGCGGCCGGGAACATGCCGATCCCCAACAACTCCACCTACGCGGCGTCGAAGGCGTTCGTGAACACCTTCAGCGAGTCGCTGCGCGGCGAGGTGTCCGGGCAGGGCGTGCACGTCACGCTGCTCGCGCCCGGCCCGGTGCGTACGCACACCCCCTCGCCCGACGAGGCGTCGATCGTCGACAAGGTGGTACCCGACTTCCTCTGGCACTCGTCGTCGAAGGTCGCCGAGATGAGCCTGGATGCGCTGGCGCACAACAAGATGCGCATCGTCCCCGGAACCCTGTCGAAGGCCATGTCGGTCGCCGGCGGCTACACCCCGCGCGGCGTCGTCGCACCGATCGTCGGCGGTTTCTACCGCAAGTTCAGCGCAGAATAG
- a CDS encoding uracil-xanthine permease family protein, whose translation MNEPGTRSQNLLSWKLTDNAVVAPDERLTWPRTVSIGLQHVVAMFGATFLVPVLTGFPPSTTLFFSGVGTLLFLLITRNRLPSYLGSSFAIIAPVTAAVASDGASSALGGLVAVGALLVIIGLISHFAGVRWIETLMPPVVTGAIVALIGLNLAPAAKDNFVKDPVLATIVLVLLVASAVLFRGLLGRLAIFVSVLVGYLLALVLDWIDDSNDYIDTSKIGDAAWVGLPDFQTPTFDLGVLPLFLPVVLVLVVENIGHVKSVAMMTGRDYDDSMGRALAADGLATMLAGGGGGSATTTYAENIGVMSATKVYSTAAYWIAGAAAILLGLSPKVGAVIAAIPPGVLGGVTTALYGLVGIIGIQIWVSNRVDFSKPINQFTAAIPLIIGIADYTWKVGDLVFAGISLGSVAALVIYHSMRVIGRWRGTVDLDGPVDLDKHG comes from the coding sequence ATGAACGAACCGGGGACGAGATCCCAGAATCTTCTGTCGTGGAAGCTGACCGACAACGCAGTGGTGGCACCGGATGAGCGGCTGACCTGGCCGCGGACCGTCAGTATCGGTCTGCAACACGTGGTCGCCATGTTCGGCGCGACGTTCCTGGTGCCGGTGCTGACCGGCTTCCCGCCGTCGACGACGCTGTTCTTCTCCGGTGTCGGCACGCTGCTGTTCCTCCTCATCACGCGCAACCGCCTGCCCAGCTACCTGGGTTCGAGCTTCGCGATCATCGCCCCCGTCACCGCGGCGGTGGCCTCCGACGGGGCGTCGTCGGCACTGGGTGGCCTCGTCGCCGTCGGTGCGCTGCTGGTGATCATCGGCCTGATCAGTCACTTCGCCGGCGTCAGGTGGATCGAGACGTTGATGCCGCCGGTGGTGACCGGCGCGATCGTGGCCCTGATCGGCCTCAATCTGGCGCCTGCAGCCAAGGACAACTTCGTGAAGGACCCGGTTCTCGCGACCATCGTCCTGGTGTTGCTGGTCGCCTCGGCGGTGCTGTTCCGCGGATTGCTGGGTCGTCTGGCGATCTTCGTGAGCGTTCTCGTCGGCTACCTTCTGGCACTGGTTCTCGACTGGATCGACGACAGCAACGACTACATCGACACGTCCAAGATCGGCGATGCCGCCTGGGTCGGGCTACCCGATTTCCAGACCCCGACTTTCGATCTGGGGGTCCTTCCGCTGTTCCTGCCCGTCGTGCTGGTTCTCGTCGTGGAGAACATCGGCCACGTGAAGTCGGTCGCGATGATGACCGGCAGAGACTATGACGACTCGATGGGGCGTGCGCTGGCCGCCGACGGACTGGCGACCATGCTGGCCGGTGGTGGTGGTGGGTCGGCGACGACCACCTATGCCGAGAACATCGGGGTCATGTCGGCGACCAAGGTCTACTCGACCGCGGCCTACTGGATCGCCGGGGCCGCGGCGATCCTTCTCGGGTTGTCGCCCAAGGTCGGGGCGGTGATCGCGGCGATTCCGCCCGGCGTCCTCGGAGGTGTGACCACCGCGTTGTACGGCCTGGTCGGCATCATCGGCATCCAGATCTGGGTGAGCAACAGGGTCGATTTCTCCAAACCGATCAACCAGTTCACAGCGGCCATCCCGCTGATCATCGGTATCGCCGACTACACCTGGAAGGTCGGTGATCTGGTCTTCGCCGGGATCTCTCTGGGCTCGGTTGCGGCGCTGGTCATCTACCACTCGATGCGGGTCATCGGGAGGTGGCGGGGGACGGTGGATCTCGACGGCCCGGTGGACCTCGACAAACACGGCTGA
- a CDS encoding single-stranded DNA-binding protein: protein MFETYTTVIGTVVSDPRRRQTTTGEDVISFRVACTSRRIDKSSGEWIDGPTLYLTVSCWRRLLAGVGLAIAKGRPVIAHGQIKTNEYPAADGSRRSDLEMTAVAVGLDLSRCVVTYRGTPAQHRSTPAVEIEDSAA, encoded by the coding sequence ATGTTTGAGACGTATACGACAGTCATCGGAACCGTTGTGTCCGATCCCCGCCGGCGTCAGACGACCACCGGCGAGGACGTGATCTCGTTCCGGGTGGCGTGCACCTCGCGCCGCATCGACAAGAGCAGCGGTGAGTGGATCGACGGGCCGACGCTGTACCTGACGGTCAGCTGCTGGCGCCGGCTCCTCGCCGGCGTCGGGCTCGCGATAGCGAAGGGCCGGCCGGTGATCGCGCACGGTCAGATCAAGACCAACGAGTATCCCGCGGCCGATGGTTCGCGCCGCTCCGATCTCGAGATGACCGCGGTGGCCGTCGGACTCGACCTGAGCAGGTGCGTGGTCACCTATCGTGGGACACCGGCACAGCACCGGTCGACGCCGGCGGTCGAGATCGAGGACTCGGCGGCATAG
- a CDS encoding alpha/beta hydrolase codes for MRPTISELQAWDPQSFIDAASAATRACEDLDAGIDSAVRAFEAAASWRGRTHDAAHLRMWQEHDHAGEVRNVLQMIADEATDAGVGMSYARDHALRVVVGAVEAGFTVNRDGSVTPPDTYREGHADAIADSIAGALDTIDILDERHGARLEGFAADLAAMVRGQPEVALPGEQSLDADAAIRLLQSLSPDQVRDIVGQMSPDDVRRLVQANPHIMGNLPGVPFEHRIPANEINIRNALVEEVRSGRGEGKRAQTLRDLLAPRPDPMVTGRRPSDDGKVERQFITFVNTPRGRMVEMIGTLRPGTANATTYVPGTGTDLDTVSGDNRTAAAELAKQTDGPVFLYLDGDLPPGLVEAASPKFAAAMAPRLELFGHELDAEIERQTPGATTTFVGHSYGGSIVGSAEQLGLTPDRVIYASAAGTGVFDLPHPDGVDRYSLTFPGDPIHYSQSLPGNPHGQDPDTAPGVTRLDTGTVTIDGREYLGGPKTHGGYWNDPDSTAFQNMVEVITGGDPDPYTPRLPDVPELPPPGAPAPMWWLYLLNDRVDGDIDLPGPLPDIPLRDIPLRDIPLRDIPLRLPR; via the coding sequence ATGCGACCCACCATCTCCGAGCTGCAGGCGTGGGATCCGCAGTCGTTCATCGACGCCGCGTCTGCCGCGACCAGAGCATGCGAAGACCTCGACGCCGGAATCGACAGCGCCGTACGCGCCTTCGAAGCAGCCGCGTCGTGGCGCGGCCGAACCCATGACGCCGCCCACCTCCGGATGTGGCAGGAACACGACCACGCCGGCGAGGTCCGCAACGTGCTGCAGATGATCGCCGACGAGGCGACCGACGCCGGAGTCGGCATGTCCTATGCACGTGACCACGCGCTGCGCGTCGTCGTGGGAGCTGTGGAGGCCGGCTTCACAGTCAACAGGGACGGATCGGTCACACCTCCCGACACCTACCGGGAGGGTCATGCCGACGCCATCGCAGACTCGATCGCCGGGGCACTCGACACCATCGACATCCTCGACGAACGCCACGGCGCGCGACTCGAGGGCTTCGCCGCTGATCTGGCGGCGATGGTGCGCGGGCAACCCGAGGTCGCCCTCCCGGGCGAGCAGTCACTGGACGCCGACGCCGCGATACGCCTGCTGCAGTCCCTGTCCCCTGACCAGGTCCGCGACATCGTCGGACAGATGAGCCCGGACGACGTACGGCGCCTCGTCCAGGCGAACCCGCACATCATGGGGAACCTGCCGGGGGTTCCCTTCGAGCACCGCATCCCCGCCAACGAGATCAACATCCGCAACGCTCTCGTCGAGGAGGTCCGGTCCGGGCGGGGCGAGGGAAAGCGCGCGCAGACATTGCGTGACCTCCTCGCCCCCAGACCCGATCCGATGGTCACGGGCCGTCGGCCGAGCGACGACGGGAAGGTCGAACGGCAGTTCATCACGTTCGTGAACACACCCAGGGGACGCATGGTCGAGATGATCGGAACCCTCCGACCAGGCACCGCGAACGCGACCACCTACGTTCCCGGCACGGGAACCGACCTCGACACCGTCAGTGGCGACAACCGCACGGCTGCGGCCGAACTCGCGAAACAGACGGACGGACCGGTGTTCCTCTACCTCGACGGCGATCTTCCCCCGGGGCTCGTCGAGGCGGCGAGCCCGAAGTTCGCAGCGGCGATGGCACCGCGGCTCGAGCTCTTCGGGCACGAGCTCGATGCCGAGATCGAACGTCAGACCCCCGGCGCGACAACCACATTCGTGGGCCACTCCTACGGCGGCTCGATCGTCGGCTCGGCCGAACAACTCGGCCTCACCCCGGACCGGGTCATCTACGCGTCGGCCGCCGGCACCGGCGTGTTCGACCTCCCCCATCCCGACGGGGTGGATCGCTACTCACTGACCTTCCCCGGCGACCCGATCCACTACTCGCAGTCGCTACCCGGGAATCCCCATGGCCAGGACCCCGACACCGCCCCCGGGGTGACCCGCCTGGACACCGGCACCGTGACGATCGACGGGCGCGAGTACCTCGGCGGACCCAAAACCCATGGCGGGTACTGGAACGACCCGGACTCGACCGCGTTTCAGAACATGGTCGAGGTCATCACCGGAGGCGACCCCGACCCCTACACTCCGCGACTACCCGACGTCCCGGAACTGCCGCCGCCGGGGGCCCCGGCCCCGATGTGGTGGCTTTACCTGCTCAACGACCGCGTCGACGGCGACATCGACTTGCCGGGGCCCCTCCCCGACATCCCACTGCGCGACATCCCTCTGCGCGACATCCCTCTGCGCGACATCCCTCTGCGGCTACCGCGGTGA